The Nitrospirota bacterium genome window below encodes:
- a CDS encoding deoxynucleotide monophosphate kinase: MLVIALQGHIGSGKSTAAQILVHKFGFVEMKFARWLKDMMRAIGLTEAEIEGPLKEVPNPILCGKSPRQAMQSLGTEWGRNMIGSDFWANFAVQAVKNSGLQRIVFSDCRYPNEATAIKRELNGLVWRIHRPGTPVGTHSSESSQALVTPDMTIENHGTPEDLEEAISMVMLTRVHGQKWS; encoded by the coding sequence ATGCTTGTTATCGCCCTGCAAGGCCACATCGGTTCAGGGAAGTCGACGGCGGCTCAGATTCTCGTCCACAAGTTTGGATTTGTGGAGATGAAGTTCGCGAGATGGCTCAAGGACATGATGCGGGCCATTGGGCTGACCGAGGCCGAGATCGAAGGGCCCTTGAAAGAAGTGCCGAACCCCATCCTCTGCGGAAAGAGCCCACGTCAGGCCATGCAATCCCTGGGGACCGAGTGGGGACGGAACATGATCGGCTCGGACTTTTGGGCCAATTTTGCCGTACAGGCCGTGAAGAATAGTGGTCTCCAGCGTATTGTGTTCTCGGATTGTCGATATCCCAATGAGGCGACGGCGATCAAGCGTGAGCTCAATGGCTTGGTCTGGCGGATACACAGGCCAGGCACGCCGGTAGGGACGCATAGCTCTGAGAGCTCTCAAGCTCTCGTGACGCCCGACATGACCATTGAGAACCATGGCACGCCTGAAGATCTCGAAGAAGCCATCAGCATGGTCATGTTGACGCGCGTGCATGGGCAGAAATGGTCATGA
- a CDS encoding phage portal protein yields the protein MNSQELLRQASHSTAPADERIDARAEVQRLYAPTRSDLPPQSQVQDLVQTMMQTYQQEALLKAANSETANIFPNTNRPFAPPQPHEPKSILVDENGTFGAVPGGYKQRPSQFGAPHLRALVENTPLINAIILRRIRTVSRFLRPAESKRDVYFEVRKNDARGTVSPRKGPEETALEQFLIHSGWESNPVKMRKMKRDYLSAFMTKSIRDILTLDAWAIETVPTANGKMIDAYHAVDAGTIYLASEEGYMGDDEVMAVQIVNGMPMTHYRADELVYAVQNPRTDILHYGYGYAPPEMIIKIVTGYLNALTYNLKGFDSNAIPKGMLTLFGTYDEKQLAFFKTQWNSMVRGVNNQWSLPVMASETKEGGAQFTKFGVDFTDMYFSKWMVLLTSIVCSVYGMDPSEVYSESFSAGKSSLSGSDRAERMADSRDTGLEPLMTFFQDTLTNYILHRITPDYVLKFVGIQPGDADKAHEVDKLTLTANEMREKHGTEPTDQPWGEMPLNPALQQAAMAGQQPGEWAPGDASEEKPDDEDTDAQVIESGDRDGTKPKQIEAKKVDGGDRESREVGEPGKTVNNPEQEERDKDLSSMAHKSVDEEIVIVG from the coding sequence ATGAATTCACAGGAACTCTTGCGGCAGGCGAGCCATTCCACGGCACCGGCTGATGAACGAATCGATGCGCGGGCTGAAGTGCAACGCCTGTATGCGCCAACTCGTTCCGATCTGCCCCCACAGAGCCAGGTGCAGGACCTCGTCCAGACCATGATGCAGACGTATCAGCAAGAGGCCCTCTTGAAGGCCGCGAACTCTGAGACCGCCAATATCTTTCCGAACACCAACCGTCCCTTCGCGCCTCCACAGCCACACGAACCCAAGTCCATTCTGGTCGACGAGAACGGCACATTCGGTGCGGTCCCTGGTGGCTACAAGCAGCGTCCGTCCCAGTTTGGTGCGCCGCACCTTCGCGCCCTCGTGGAGAATACGCCGCTCATCAATGCCATCATCCTGCGCCGGATTCGCACGGTCTCACGATTCTTGAGGCCTGCTGAGTCCAAGCGGGATGTGTACTTTGAGGTGCGGAAGAACGATGCCAGGGGGACCGTCTCGCCGCGCAAGGGGCCAGAGGAAACGGCCCTTGAGCAATTCCTCATCCATTCTGGATGGGAGTCGAATCCCGTCAAGATGCGCAAGATGAAGCGAGACTACCTCAGTGCCTTCATGACGAAGAGCATTCGGGATATTCTCACGCTCGATGCGTGGGCCATTGAAACGGTCCCAACTGCCAACGGGAAGATGATCGACGCCTATCACGCGGTCGATGCTGGCACAATCTATCTCGCCTCAGAAGAAGGCTACATGGGCGATGATGAAGTCATGGCGGTGCAAATCGTCAATGGGATGCCCATGACCCATTACCGCGCCGATGAGCTGGTCTATGCCGTCCAGAATCCTCGCACGGACATCCTGCACTACGGCTATGGGTATGCGCCCCCGGAGATGATCATCAAGATCGTGACGGGCTATCTCAACGCGCTCACGTACAACCTGAAGGGGTTCGACAGTAACGCGATCCCCAAAGGCATGTTAACCCTGTTCGGGACCTATGACGAAAAGCAATTGGCATTCTTCAAAACCCAATGGAATAGCATGGTGCGCGGGGTCAATAACCAATGGTCGTTGCCCGTCATGGCGAGCGAGACGAAGGAAGGCGGCGCGCAGTTCACCAAATTTGGCGTGGACTTCACGGACATGTATTTCTCAAAGTGGATGGTGCTGCTCACCTCCATCGTGTGCTCGGTCTATGGCATGGACCCGTCTGAGGTCTACTCTGAGTCGTTCTCTGCCGGCAAGTCGAGCCTGTCAGGGTCAGACCGTGCGGAGCGGATGGCCGACTCTCGGGATACGGGCCTTGAACCGCTCATGACGTTTTTCCAGGACACCCTCACGAACTATATCCTCCATCGTATCACCCCTGATTATGTGCTGAAGTTCGTCGGGATTCAGCCCGGAGATGCGGACAAGGCGCATGAAGTCGATAAGCTCACGCTCACGGCAAACGAGATGCGTGAGAAACATGGGACGGAACCGACCGACCAGCCATGGGGCGAGATGCCACTCAATCCCGCCTTGCAGCAAGCGGCGATGGCCGGTCAACAGCCTGGAGAGTGGGCACCTGGTGACGCAAGCGAGGAGAAACCAGACGACGAGGATACGGACGCACAGGTGATTGAGTCAGGCGATCGAGACGGCACGAAGCCGAAACAGATCGAGGCGAAGAAGGTTGACGGAGGGGATCGGGAGTCTCGCGAAGTCGGGGAGCCTGGGAAGACGGTCAACAATCCTGAGCAGGAGGAACGCGACAAGGACCTCTCCAGCATGGCCCATAAATCGGTGGACGAAGAAATTGTAATCGTAGGCTAA